One Temnothorax longispinosus isolate EJ_2023e chromosome 8, Tlon_JGU_v1, whole genome shotgun sequence genomic region harbors:
- the LOC139818287 gene encoding uncharacterized protein yields MLRRPEDVQGVRRIIGTVTYLSKFVPNLSGITEPLRQLLTKDTTWHWDAEQEEAFNKIKEYTPAVKYVPGKDIPLADTLSRDCRRHQVEEEIEAEIEVCVVILYSQTVLEQLRRETNADPLMASLKRTLMTGWPENEKDLDYPLRQFWNYRDKITVMDDIVFKNSRPMIPTSLHARYLQLAHRDTINVTSST; encoded by the exons ATGCTAAGAAGACCGGAAGATGTTCAAGGAGTACGCCGTATTATAGGTACCGTTACTTACCTGTCTAAGTTTGTACCAAACTTATCTGGAATCACCGAGCCGTTAAGACAATTATTAACAAAGGACACAACATGGCATTGGGACGCAGAACAAGAAGAAGCTTTTAACAAGATCAAAGAG TATACTCCAGCAGTCAAATACGTACCGGGCAAAGACATACCCCTGGCAGACACGTTAAGTAGAGACTGTAGAAGACATCAAGTAGAAGAGGAAATCGAAGCAGAAATTGAAGTATGTGTCGTTATTCTGTATTCACAAACAGTCCTGGAGCAATTAAGGCGGGAAACCAATGCGGATCCTTTAATGGCGTCGCTCAAAAGAACGCTTATGACAGGATGGCCAGAAAATGAAAAGGATTTAGATTACCCCTTACGACAATTCTGGAATTATCGAGACAAAATTACGGTGATGGATGACATCGTTTTCAAGAACTCCAGACCAATGATTCCTACGTCACTACACGCCAGGT